The nucleotide window GCTCATCCCCCAGTGTCGGGTCAGGTCGGGCGACCGGCGATCGGATGACCGCGTGCAGTGCCAGTGGCCTCGTCTGGCCCCCCGGCTCGCTGCAGAACGCATGGGCCGAGGCGCGGTCGGTCTGGCACGCATGGCACGTGCCGTGGGTCAGGGGGCGTTGCTTCCTTTGGCTCGTACCCGCCGGGGCGTCGACGAGGGCCCCCACCTGCGTCGGGCCAGAAGCAGCTATCAGGAGACCGTGGTGACCGCCACGGGGGCACTGCCGCGGCCTGAGGGGTCCAGCCGGGCGGTGCGCTGCAGGCGTCGGCTGCCGGTGAAGCTGAGGACGACGACGAAGACGAGGGCCCCGGTGAGGACGATGGTGGTGCCGGAGGGCACGTCGAGGTGGTAGCTCAGGTTCATTCCCACGAGGCCGCAGGCTGCGCCGATACCGCTGGACAGCCACAGCATCGTCGCGAACCGGTTGGTGAGCATCCGTGCGACAACGGCGGGTATGACGAGCGTCGCCGCGACGAGCGTGACCCCGATGACGGTGAGGGTGGCGAGGATCGCGAGCGACAAGACGAGCATCAGGAGGGCGTCGGTCCGGGCGACCTTGACCCCGCTGACGTCGGCGACCTCGGGGTCGAAGGTCGCGAAGAGCAAGGCCCGGTAGTTGGTGATGACGACGATCACGGTGAAGACGGTGATGCCGGCGAGGGCGAGGACGTCTGAGGTGGCGACGCCGATGATGGAGCCGAACAGGGCGGCGTCGAAGCTGGGGCCCTTGTTGCCGAAGATGGTGAGCAGAGCGACGCCGAGGGCGAAGCTGGCGGTGGTGATGACGCCGATGGCGGCGTCGGCGCCGATGCGTCGGCTGCGGGTGACCCGGTTGATGGCTAGCGCTGAGGCCAGGCCCCAGACGCCGGCGCCGAGGTAGTAGTTGAGGCTGATGACGGAGCTGGCGGCGAAGCCGCCGAAGATGGCGTGGGACAGGCCGTGGCCGATGTAGCTCATGCCGCGCAGGGTGATGTAGACCCCGATGAGGCCGCAGAGCCCACCGGCGAGGGTGGCGACGATGACGCCCTTGACGAAGAACTCGTAGCCAAACGGGTCGAGGAACGCCTGGATCATGCGGAGGCTCTTCCCGATGCCCGGCCTGATGTCCGGCTGAGGTGTCCGGCTTCCTCGAAGCGGTCCAGGACGAAGGGGATGCCCAGGTGCTCGAGGACCTCCATGGGGGCGCCGTAGGTCAGTTCGAGCACGGCGGGGCTCATGACTTCCTGGGGGGTGCCGGAGGCGATGATCGCGCCG belongs to Aquipuribacter hungaricus and includes:
- a CDS encoding metal ABC transporter permease, which encodes MIQAFLDPFGYEFFVKGVIVATLAGGLCGLIGVYITLRGMSYIGHGLSHAIFGGFAASSVISLNYYLGAGVWGLASALAINRVTRSRRIGADAAIGVITTASFALGVALLTIFGNKGPSFDAALFGSIIGVATSDVLALAGITVFTVIVVITNYRALLFATFDPEVADVSGVKVARTDALLMLVLSLAILATLTVIGVTLVAATLVIPAVVARMLTNRFATMLWLSSGIGAACGLVGMNLSYHLDVPSGTTIVLTGALVFVVVLSFTGSRRLQRTARLDPSGRGSAPVAVTTVS